The genomic segment CTGCAGCGATTCCACTTGCCGCCGATTGCCACCGAACACATCCGGTACAAAGCCAACCGGAAACGAGGATGTATAGAGGTTGTAATTCGTCGAGGGCGTGCTCAACAGGGGCGAGGTAGCCGGTGACGACCGGTACATGCCGGGGGTGAGGTTCGCATCGACAGTGGGAAAGAAATATCCTTGCTGCGCGCGGACAAGTTCGATGGCCTGGTGCAGTGCTGCCTCCGCCGCTGTGACGGTGGGACTGGCCGCCAGTGCTTTGTCGATTAGCGCATTCAGCTCCGGTGATTGGAACAGCGTCCACCACTGCGATGAGATGTCCTGGTTAAGGGCAAAGCGCTGGGCTTCGCCGGCCGCAATGTCGGCGGACACCGTATTCGTCATGAACGGGTCGCGTGTATAACGATCGACGGCGGGAGCTTCGGGACGCTTAAAATCTGGCCCTACTGCACAGCCAACAAGCAGGAGCAAGGTGACTAATGCAGACCCCGCACTAGGCATAGGCTTCAACCAGGCATAGGAGCGAATAATCCTCTCATGGCTCCCCATCATAAGTAACCTCAGTCTTTGCGAATCCATCCTCGCTCGATATAATCAGCAATGCAGGTTTCCTGTTGCGACCACGGGTTTAATCCCTTAAAGCTCGCTTCGCATGTCACCGTTTCGTCTGTCCGCGGGTTCCGCATAACAACATCGGCGGCACACCCCGTCATCACACAGGCCATAACAATCACCAAAAGATATCGCAAGGCTCCTCCCTTCCGAGACGAATAAGCCACTTCAGCATCCTTCCGCGTCCAATTCCCAATCATCGCTCATTCCTTTCAGCCAGGCGTCGTGGGACTCTGCCCTTGGGGCGCGGCGCTACCATCATCCCGACCAAGGAACATCAGACGCAATGGGGGCACAACCACGAGCAACATAAGAGGACCGATCAGCAACCCACCGACGACCACTGTGGCCAATGGACGCTGCACTTGGCTGCCGATTCCGGTCGAGATTGCAGCTGGGAACAGGCCGATGCAGGCTGACAATGCCGTCATCAGCATCGGCCGCATGCGTTGGGAGGCGGCGTGGAACATGCCTTCGAGGCTGCTCAGGCCGCCTCTCAGCATAACCTCGTTGTAATAGGTGATCATCAGGATGCCGTCCATGACTGAAATGCCGAACAAAGACACGAACCCAATCGCAGCGGAAATGCTGAAATGGAGCCCCGTGACAAACAGTGCCAGCACCCCCCCAGCGACTGCGAAGGGGATGCCGGCCAGCGCGAGGAGGCTGTCCCCCACCGAATTGAACAGGCCATACAACAGGACCATGATCAGCACAAGGCTGAGCGGAACGATCACCTCAAGGCGTTTCTTGGCTTGCTGCAGTTCCTCGAATTCCCCGGCCCATTCGATCCGATAGCCCTCTGGAAGCTTGACCTTGCGCGCAATCTGCTCCTCTGCGTCAGCCACAGCTCCCTCGAGGTCACGACCTCGCACGCTGAATTTGATGGGAATAAACCGCTGATTGCGTTCGTGGTAGATGTACGAGGCACCAGTGTCCAAGGTGATCGTCGCGAGCTCGCTCAACGGAATGTAGGCATTGGGGCCGCTGCTGGTCTGAAATCCCACCTTGATCCCGCGCACCTTTTCCAAGCTGGCGCGGTATTCCGGTGCCACGCGGACGAGTAGCGCAAATTGACGCTCGCCTTCCAGGACCGTGGTCGCTTGCGCGCCACCTAACGCCCCTTGGACCATCGTGTTGACGTCCCCCACATTCAAGCCATATCGGGCTGCATTCTCGCGGTCCACGGTAATATTGAGATTCGGCTGTCCCAGCACCCGGAAGACGCCGAGATCACTGATCCCCTTGACCTGATCCATGACGCTCAGCACTTGCGTCGCGATGTGTTCGAGTGTTGCCAAGTCGCGACCAATGATCTTGATCGAATTGGCACCTTTGATGCCCGACAGGCCCTCTTGGATATTGTCCTGAATGTACTGTGAGAAGTTGAAGGTAATGCCGAGGAAATCATCGGTGAATTCCTTCTGGATGTCTTCGATCAGCTTGTCCTTCGTGAGCCCAGGGGTCCACTGGTCCATGGGCTTGAGCGGCGCGAAGAACTCGGCGTTATAGAAGCCCGCGGCGTCGCTGCCATCGTCCGGTCGGCCGTGCTGAGAGACTACCGTGACGACTTCGGGGTGGCTGAGCAGGATCTGGCGCATGCGGTCAACCTTGGGCATGCCGGCTTCCAGCGAGATCGTCGGAGGCATCGTGACACGAATCCAGAGGTTGCCCTCTTCGAGGACCGGCAGGAATTCCCCGCCGAGCCGTGGAACAAGTAACACGGCGCTGACTAGGAACCCGATGCCGATCAGGACCATGATCGTCCGCCGGGATAACGCCCAGTGTAGGACCGGCTGATAGACGGCGCGCAGCGCCCGCACGACGATGGTTTCGGTCTCCCGAACATGCGCCGGCAGCAGGAGCGACGCCAAAACCGGGGTCACGGTGAAGGTTGCGAGCAGCGCCCCCACCAAGGCGTAGCCATAAGTCCGAGCCATCGGACTAAAAATCTGTCCCTCGACGCCTTGCATGGTAAATAACGGAACAAACGCGGCCAGCGTAATCGCCGTGGAGAAGAGAATCCCCTTCTCCACCTGGAGGCCCCCGGCGTAAATCATCTGCATCCGCTCTGACCATCCCATTCGCTGTGCGCCATGATCCTTCAAGAACGCGCGCTGCTGGTCTTCAGGTAACTGAAAGTTGCGGAAAACGTTTTCGACGAGGATGACGCAGGAATCGACAATGATGCCGAAATCGACCGCACCGACCGACAGCAAATTCGCCGATTCCCCCATGGCATACAGAATCATGACGCTAAACAGGAGGGCGAACGGGATATTGGCCCCGACGATAATGGCGCTCCGGAAATTCCCCAAAAACATCCACTGAATGGCGAACACCAGCAGACAGCCGAAGATCAGATTGTGGACCACGGTATGGGTGGTCACAGAGACGAGCGTGGCCCGGTCATAAAAGGGGACGACGTGAACACCGGGGGGTAGGGTGCCATCGCTGTTCAGCTTCTGGATCGCCGCCTGGACACGAGCCACGACATCATTGGTGTGAAGCGTCCGATCCATGACAACGATCCCCGTGACCACGTCATTGTTCTCGTCACGACCGGCCTTCCCCAGCCGAGGCAAGTAGCCTACAGACACTTTCGCCACGTCCTTGACGAGCACCGGGATGCCGCCTGCTTGGACGCTCAACACAATCTGCTCGATATCCTCCACCTTCGCCTGATCGCCCCCTGTTCCGAGTCCTGATGGATCATGAGCCGCGCCGATCAA from the Nitrospiraceae bacterium genome contains:
- a CDS encoding CusA/CzcA family heavy metal efflux RND transporter translates to MLRALLTFALSRRPIILLGMIILLGGGLIAFSKLNIEAYPNPAPVILEITAQAPGVSAEEMERYYTIPMEVGLASTPGVEVIRSTSFYGLSFVRVRFKYGVDYYFAKMMASVNLQQNVNLPNNVSPTIQGSSLVGEIFRYELVGPPHFGLTNLRTLQDWVLQRRLLTVPGVVQVVTWGGTTKTYDVEVGLHKLDAYSITLPQMLTAIGNANINVGGRTINVGEQSVNVRGVGLIGAAHDPSGLGTGGDQAKVEDIEQIVLSVQAGGIPVLVKDVAKVSVGYLPRLGKAGRDENNDVVTGIVVMDRTLHTNDVVARVQAAIQKLNSDGTLPPGVHVVPFYDRATLVSVTTHTVVHNLIFGCLLVFAIQWMFLGNFRSAIIVGANIPFALLFSVMILYAMGESANLLSVGAVDFGIIVDSCVILVENVFRNFQLPEDQQRAFLKDHGAQRMGWSERMQMIYAGGLQVEKGILFSTAITLAAFVPLFTMQGVEGQIFSPMARTYGYALVGALLATFTVTPVLASLLLPAHVRETETIVVRALRAVYQPVLHWALSRRTIMVLIGIGFLVSAVLLVPRLGGEFLPVLEEGNLWIRVTMPPTISLEAGMPKVDRMRQILLSHPEVVTVVSQHGRPDDGSDAAGFYNAEFFAPLKPMDQWTPGLTKDKLIEDIQKEFTDDFLGITFNFSQYIQDNIQEGLSGIKGANSIKIIGRDLATLEHIATQVLSVMDQVKGISDLGVFRVLGQPNLNITVDRENAARYGLNVGDVNTMVQGALGGAQATTVLEGERQFALLVRVAPEYRASLEKVRGIKVGFQTSSGPNAYIPLSELATITLDTGASYIYHERNQRFIPIKFSVRGRDLEGAVADAEEQIARKVKLPEGYRIEWAGEFEELQQAKKRLEVIVPLSLVLIMVLLYGLFNSVGDSLLALAGIPFAVAGGVLALFVTGLHFSISAAIGFVSLFGISVMDGILMITYYNEVMLRGGLSSLEGMFHAASQRMRPMLMTALSACIGLFPAAISTGIGSQVQRPLATVVVGGLLIGPLMLLVVVPPLRLMFLGRDDGSAAPQGQSPTTPG